In one window of Photobacterium leiognathi DNA:
- the rsxD gene encoding electron transport complex subunit RsxD yields the protein MAFNIASSPHDHNRRSTSAIMRTVILCSVFGVIAQCYFFGFGTLIQILLASISAIIFEALVLKLRKRPIAPYLRDNTALLTGVLIGLSIPPLAPWWLTVIGVFFAIVIAKHLYGGIGQNLFNPAMIAYVVLLISFPVQMTTWLPPASLSAQPVHLMDSISAIFTGFTQDGFSVPQLKMSVDGYTMATPLDTLKTSLHTGFTTAETMAKPVYGAIAGIGWEWVNMGFLLGGLILLKLRVIQWHIPVAMLTSLFVISSLVYIVHPDTTGSPLFHLFSGATMLGAFFIATDPVTASTTVKGRLIFGAFIGVMIYLIRTWGGFPDGVAFAVLLGNLCVPLIDYYTRPRTYGH from the coding sequence GTGGCGTTTAACATTGCCAGTTCACCCCATGACCATAACCGCCGTAGCACCAGCGCTATTATGCGCACCGTTATTTTATGCTCAGTTTTTGGCGTTATTGCTCAATGCTACTTCTTTGGTTTCGGTACTCTGATCCAGATCTTGCTAGCATCCATTTCAGCAATCATTTTTGAAGCACTTGTTTTAAAGCTGCGTAAACGTCCAATTGCGCCTTACTTGCGTGATAACACTGCGCTGCTAACTGGTGTTTTAATTGGTTTGTCTATTCCACCACTAGCCCCTTGGTGGCTAACTGTTATTGGTGTGTTCTTTGCGATCGTTATTGCAAAACATCTTTATGGCGGTATCGGTCAAAACCTCTTTAACCCAGCAATGATTGCTTACGTTGTACTGCTGATTTCATTCCCAGTACAAATGACAACATGGTTACCACCAGCCTCATTGAGCGCACAACCTGTGCATTTAATGGATAGCATTTCTGCTATTTTTACTGGCTTTACCCAAGATGGTTTTAGTGTACCTCAACTAAAAATGTCAGTTGATGGTTACACCATGGCGACCCCATTAGACACTTTAAAAACGTCCTTACATACTGGCTTTACCACTGCTGAGACGATGGCAAAACCTGTTTATGGTGCGATTGCGGGTATTGGTTGGGAATGGGTAAACATGGGCTTTTTGCTGGGTGGCTTAATTCTATTAAAGCTACGTGTAATTCAGTGGCATATCCCAGTTGCAATGCTAACGTCATTGTTTGTGATCAGCAGCCTTGTTTACATTGTGCATCCTGATACAACAGGTTCACCACTGTTCCACCTCTTCTCAGGTGCAACTATGTTAGGTGCTTTCTTCATTGCTACCGATCCTGTAACGGCATCGACAACAGTCAAAGGGCGTCTTATTTTTGGTGCCTTTATCGGTGTCATGATTTACTTGATCCGTACTTGGGGTGGCTTCCCTGATGGTGTGGCATTTGCCGTTTTACTGGGTAACTTATGCGTACCATTAATTGATTACTACACTCGTCCTCGTACCTACGGGCACTAA
- the rsxG gene encoding electron transport complex subunit RsxG has translation MFNAMKKNGAILAIFACLATALVALTNYLTEDRIAEQQRLQLLDTLNQVIPATSHDNLLYKSCTMVKDHKRLGTTDEMPAYIARKDGKPVGIAIEGIAPDGYSGAIKIIVGLNMKGVITGVRVLQQNETPGLGDKIETTVSNWIYSFNGKHVNGDNDPAFKVRKDGGEFDQFTGATITPRAVVKAVKNISLYWDQNQNKIINQPLNCAGE, from the coding sequence ATGTTTAATGCAATGAAAAAAAACGGTGCTATTCTCGCAATCTTCGCGTGTTTAGCGACAGCACTAGTAGCCCTAACCAACTACTTAACTGAAGATCGTATTGCAGAGCAGCAACGACTTCAGCTATTAGATACGCTAAATCAAGTGATCCCGGCGACAAGCCACGATAACTTGCTTTATAAAAGCTGTACTATGGTCAAAGATCATAAGCGTCTAGGTACTACCGATGAGATGCCTGCATATATTGCACGCAAAGACGGTAAACCTGTTGGTATTGCGATTGAAGGTATCGCACCTGATGGCTATAGCGGTGCAATTAAAATTATCGTTGGTCTTAATATGAAGGGCGTGATCACTGGTGTTCGTGTATTACAACAAAACGAAACACCGGGATTAGGTGATAAAATTGAAACCACGGTCAGTAACTGGATTTACAGCTTTAATGGTAAGCATGTAAACGGCGATAACGATCCTGCCTTTAAAGTGCGTAAAGATGGCGGTGAGTTTGATCAATTTACTGGTGCTACGATTACCCCACGTGCTGTGGTTAAAGCAGTGAAAAATATTTCGTTATACTGGGATCAAAACCAGAATAAAATCATCAACCAACCACTAAATTGTGCAGGTGAGTGA
- a CDS encoding electron transport complex subunit E gives MTTNKELMTNGLWSNNPAVVQLLGLCPLLAVSSTVTNALGLGLATTLVLMGSNLIVSLIRHWVPSEIRIPVFVMIIASLVTCVQLLMNAFTFGLYKSLGIFIALIVTNCIIIGRAEAFASKNEPLPAVLDGLWMGLGMTSALFILGAMRELLSKGTLFDGADRLLGSWASVLRIQVFHFDSGFLLAMLPPGAFIGVGLMIAAKNVIDKRRQQKQPKEESKPTVERARVTSVD, from the coding sequence ATGACAACCAATAAAGAATTGATGACAAATGGCCTGTGGTCAAACAACCCAGCAGTTGTTCAGCTGCTTGGTCTTTGTCCTTTACTCGCCGTTTCATCAACAGTGACCAATGCCCTCGGTCTAGGTTTAGCAACCACCTTGGTGCTGATGGGCTCGAACCTCATTGTGTCTTTAATTCGTCATTGGGTACCGTCTGAAATCCGTATTCCGGTATTTGTGATGATCATTGCCTCACTCGTAACCTGCGTGCAGTTGTTGATGAATGCGTTTACCTTTGGTCTGTATAAATCATTAGGTATCTTTATCGCTCTGATCGTGACGAACTGTATCATCATTGGTCGTGCTGAAGCCTTTGCCTCTAAAAATGAACCATTACCAGCAGTACTCGATGGTTTATGGATGGGCTTAGGCATGACATCAGCGCTATTCATTCTTGGCGCAATGCGTGAATTATTAAGTAAAGGTACATTGTTTGACGGTGCTGACCGCCTATTAGGTAGTTGGGCATCGGTACTACGAATTCAGGTGTTCCACTTTGATTCTGGGTTCCTGCTTGCAATGTTACCGCCGGGTGCCTTCATTGGTGTCGGTTTGATGATTGCAGCCAAGAATGTGATTGATAAACGCCGCCAACAGAAACAGCCAAAAGAAGAATCAAAACCAACGGTTGAACGTGCTCGCGTCACTTCCGTAGACTAA
- the nth gene encoding endonuclease III, with the protein MNNQKRVQILERLRAENPHPETELNWSTPFELLIAVLLSAQATDVSVNKATDKLYPVANTPQAIYDLGVDGVKEYIKTIGLFNSKAENVIKTCRILLDKHHGEIPENREALEALPGVGRKTANVVLNTAFGWPTIAVDTHIFRVCNRTKFAMGKNVDQVEEKLLKVVPKEFKVDVHHWLILHGRYTCIARKPRCGSCIIEGLCEYSPPKESVKKKKK; encoded by the coding sequence ATGAATAATCAAAAACGCGTCCAAATTCTTGAACGTTTACGCGCAGAAAACCCGCATCCAGAAACCGAGCTTAACTGGAGCACCCCTTTTGAATTACTGATTGCGGTATTACTTTCAGCACAAGCGACCGATGTTAGTGTGAACAAAGCGACCGACAAACTCTACCCTGTCGCTAATACACCTCAAGCAATTTACGACTTAGGTGTTGATGGCGTAAAAGAATACATAAAAACAATTGGCCTATTTAATTCAAAAGCAGAAAACGTGATTAAAACGTGCCGTATTTTATTAGATAAGCATCACGGCGAAATCCCTGAAAACCGTGAAGCGCTTGAAGCGCTGCCTGGTGTTGGACGTAAAACCGCTAACGTTGTACTAAATACTGCATTTGGCTGGCCTACAATTGCCGTCGATACCCATATTTTCCGTGTTTGTAACCGTACAAAATTTGCAATGGGTAAGAATGTTGATCAGGTAGAAGAAAAGCTACTTAAAGTGGTTCCAAAGGAATTTAAAGTCGATGTTCACCACTGGTTGATCTTACATGGCCGTTATACCTGCATTGCCCGTAAACCTCGTTGCGGAAGCTGTATCATTGAAGGCCTTTGTGAGTACTCTCCACCAAAAGAAAGTGTAAAGAAAAAGAAGAAATAA
- a CDS encoding site-specific integrase, with amino-acid sequence MNELSENVAVKIYKDADGYSFPLIVRSGVFPACLYLNAYLNGNHNSPLSARKNKASAQTPAFHTLKKYAYELKFLYCYFIEQGIDLVERVSSGEFLSRQEVDDFVRSCKLYANEGTIDESNIVAISDKRIRDAIHATSHSQPQVSAHTLRQRLIRLRAYIEYLFVCHHYDQEPTNTQARVDDQFNKFKLYINTFIGGTRKNNTIVKDAFESVIPSDKFFYLLEIIKESSPENPFKSSKLRNQLIMQILINTGVRVGAVLKLKVSDLIDDWDNPRFLLTRTPNDPTDPRLERPSNKTKALSVSISSELMKLIKLYIQTVRAENTTAREHDFVFISEKGTTSGQPLTYKSIHKIVDKFGEALGIKLHPHKLRHKWNEVFEDKAREHGLTPEKIEDLRKYAMGWVEDSKMASVYNEYQLAVTVADISARTQSKAVPRLGGGHES; translated from the coding sequence ATGAATGAATTAAGTGAAAATGTTGCAGTAAAAATTTATAAAGATGCCGATGGGTACAGCTTTCCCCTCATTGTAAGATCTGGTGTTTTTCCCGCTTGCTTGTACCTTAATGCTTATCTTAACGGAAACCATAACTCCCCACTTTCGGCAAGAAAGAATAAAGCAAGCGCTCAAACTCCAGCTTTTCATACACTAAAAAAATACGCCTATGAGCTGAAATTTTTATACTGTTATTTTATCGAGCAAGGTATCGATCTTGTTGAGCGTGTCAGCTCTGGTGAATTTCTTTCAAGGCAAGAGGTCGATGATTTTGTTAGATCGTGCAAGCTTTACGCTAATGAAGGCACTATTGATGAAAGTAATATCGTAGCAATTTCTGACAAGCGCATAAGAGATGCCATCCATGCGACTTCACATAGCCAACCACAAGTTTCCGCACACACATTACGTCAGCGCTTAATTCGACTAAGGGCTTATATCGAATACTTGTTCGTTTGCCACCACTATGATCAAGAGCCAACTAATACTCAAGCCAGAGTGGACGACCAATTCAATAAGTTTAAGTTATACATCAACACGTTTATTGGCGGCACACGTAAAAATAACACCATCGTTAAAGATGCATTTGAGTCAGTAATACCTTCAGATAAGTTCTTTTATTTGCTTGAAATCATCAAAGAGAGTTCACCTGAGAACCCATTTAAATCCAGCAAATTAAGAAACCAACTCATCATGCAAATCCTAATTAACACAGGGGTTCGTGTTGGTGCGGTTTTAAAGCTAAAAGTCAGTGACTTGATTGACGATTGGGATAACCCTCGCTTCCTATTGACCAGAACTCCCAATGATCCGACTGATCCAAGGTTAGAACGCCCATCAAATAAAACCAAAGCGCTATCGGTTTCTATTTCCTCAGAGTTAATGAAGCTTATCAAGCTCTACATACAAACTGTACGAGCAGAAAATACAACCGCCCGTGAACATGACTTTGTGTTTATCTCAGAAAAAGGGACAACATCAGGGCAACCGCTCACGTATAAATCCATTCACAAAATCGTAGATAAATTTGGTGAGGCATTAGGTATCAAGCTCCACCCTCACAAGCTTCGTCATAAATGGAATGAAGTTTTTGAAGATAAGGCGAGAGAGCATGGGTTAACGCCTGAAAAAATTGAAGATTTACGCAAATATGCAATGGGCTGGGTTGAAGACTCGAAAATGGCATCCGTCTATAACGAATATCAACTGGCGGTCACTGTGGCTGATATTTCCGCTAGAACCCAATCTAAAGCTGTTCCGAGGTTAGGAGGTGGTCATGAGTCATAG
- a CDS encoding VPA1267 family protein — protein sequence MASGQQKAQHNLEAFKVWVATQSDDDFKQIIYRGQLNRIEVAKGIGCGKSALNQNPALKDALKALEDELRDRSILPPLTNSAKKNEGKPKAYDNTANRKLLDSKRVSSLEAENIELKAKVKELEKRLERFGELSETLSEMGLMPR from the coding sequence ATGGCAAGTGGTCAGCAGAAAGCGCAGCACAATCTTGAGGCGTTTAAGGTTTGGGTAGCAACACAAAGCGATGATGATTTTAAACAAATTATCTACCGAGGCCAGCTCAATCGCATCGAAGTCGCAAAAGGGATCGGCTGTGGTAAATCTGCCCTTAACCAAAACCCTGCTCTCAAAGACGCACTCAAAGCATTAGAAGATGAGCTGCGTGATAGAAGCATTCTGCCACCTTTGACCAACTCAGCTAAGAAAAACGAAGGTAAACCAAAAGCCTATGACAATACCGCCAACCGCAAGCTGCTCGACTCAAAACGAGTATCCTCATTAGAGGCTGAAAACATTGAATTAAAAGCCAAGGTAAAAGAGCTGGAAAAACGACTTGAGCGCTTTGGGGAGCTATCAGAGACCCTATCTGAAATGGGGTTGATGCCACGATGA
- a CDS encoding AAA family ATPase, whose product MNTILHEDQMRITSIPYRSTKMVIFSGVPLAKDSYKTNSGKYYVTIIADPNRIPVQPTLGQHWSVKGSRQVKAVETGDYVMQQHTYELPEHIECSLPKTGEQLIHFIAKESDFKGIGESKARALWQLLGKDFHITLRNDTPESRKLLTSILSEDSVEALFKGYAKYKNLAHCNWMSEHNIPASVQQRLLKHHGEASIEVIKDNPYALMGFGLSFSAIEDIIKATDFKSDVAKNDPRRLSAALEMAIRKEIEKGHTYTTHANVRPYLNRLLKDKTLVTQAFQSGHDKAQYILNPDTGAYHPTAQLLMENVVAKRLNTLIKRNDLYDENANTAYCSAVAELPYDLTSKQIEAVTTCLDNSVSCITGGAGTGKTTVLRTALRAYHQLGFEIHAVALSGRAAMRLHESIGFVTSTIAKLLREDPIEPSVEKTNHLLVIDEASMIDLPTMYRLVNHIHPSVRLIFTGDPDQLPPIGCGKVLADIVEAKTVANTKLDIVKRQEGSTGIPEYSKLINQGVVPDRLNTGAIHFHETSKTDIAKVCCELYQQCPENSRVMAPTKALVSEINKLTQQAVNPDSTSLEFEINGDKFFLPLRMNDAVLFTQNHYDKGIQNGSLGTLTNVKPSGDSYGEVTLDTGEKVEITQSVLDCMELGYAITLHKAQGSQFPRIIIALQKGRIVDRAWLYTAITRAESEIHIVGSSDDMRQITEAPSHSHKRNSYLKELLS is encoded by the coding sequence ATGAATACTATCCTACATGAAGATCAGATGCGCATAACCAGCATTCCTTATCGCTCGACCAAGATGGTGATATTCAGTGGCGTGCCACTGGCAAAAGACTCATACAAAACCAATAGTGGTAAGTATTACGTCACCATTATAGCCGATCCTAATCGTATCCCTGTGCAACCCACGTTAGGTCAGCATTGGTCAGTCAAAGGTTCTCGCCAAGTTAAAGCTGTTGAAACTGGCGATTATGTCATGCAGCAACACACTTATGAGTTACCAGAGCATATTGAATGCTCCCTGCCCAAAACAGGTGAGCAACTGATACACTTTATTGCTAAAGAAAGTGACTTCAAGGGTATTGGTGAAAGTAAAGCTAGGGCGCTCTGGCAGCTCTTGGGGAAAGATTTCCATATCACCCTGAGAAATGATACCCCAGAGTCCAGAAAGCTTCTGACATCGATTCTGAGCGAAGATTCAGTAGAGGCACTCTTTAAAGGGTACGCCAAATATAAAAATCTGGCACATTGCAACTGGATGAGTGAGCACAACATCCCCGCCAGTGTGCAGCAACGGCTGCTCAAGCATCACGGTGAAGCCTCCATAGAGGTAATTAAGGATAATCCTTATGCTTTGATGGGTTTTGGTCTTTCGTTCAGTGCCATTGAAGATATTATCAAGGCAACGGATTTTAAGAGCGATGTTGCGAAGAATGACCCAAGAAGGCTCAGCGCTGCTCTGGAAATGGCGATTCGCAAGGAGATTGAAAAAGGTCACACCTATACCACTCATGCCAATGTGCGCCCTTACCTCAACAGGCTACTGAAAGACAAAACACTGGTCACTCAGGCGTTCCAATCAGGTCATGATAAAGCTCAGTACATTTTAAATCCTGATACGGGGGCTTATCACCCAACCGCGCAACTTCTGATGGAAAATGTCGTTGCTAAACGGCTAAATACACTGATTAAGCGAAATGACTTGTATGATGAAAACGCCAATACTGCGTATTGCTCTGCGGTTGCGGAGCTTCCCTACGACCTAACCAGTAAACAAATCGAAGCCGTAACAACGTGCCTCGATAATTCGGTAAGCTGTATTACAGGCGGTGCAGGAACAGGCAAAACAACGGTACTTAGAACGGCTCTCAGAGCTTACCATCAACTCGGATTTGAAATACACGCTGTTGCGCTCAGTGGTCGCGCTGCAATGAGACTTCATGAATCAATCGGTTTTGTTACCTCAACCATTGCCAAATTGCTGCGTGAAGACCCCATAGAACCTAGTGTCGAGAAAACAAATCACCTACTGGTGATTGATGAGGCAAGCATGATTGACTTGCCAACCATGTATCGTCTTGTGAATCACATTCACCCCTCTGTACGATTGATATTCACTGGCGATCCCGACCAACTTCCACCCATCGGCTGCGGCAAGGTGTTGGCAGACATCGTTGAAGCAAAAACGGTGGCTAATACGAAGTTAGATATCGTCAAGAGGCAGGAAGGTTCAACGGGTATCCCCGAATACTCAAAGCTCATCAATCAAGGAGTGGTGCCTGATCGATTAAATACGGGTGCAATACACTTTCACGAAACCAGTAAAACAGACATTGCCAAAGTCTGCTGTGAGCTTTACCAACAGTGTCCTGAAAACAGTCGCGTCATGGCTCCAACCAAGGCACTCGTATCAGAAATCAATAAACTCACCCAACAAGCCGTTAACCCAGATAGCACTAGCCTTGAGTTCGAAATCAATGGTGATAAGTTCTTTTTGCCACTTCGCATGAATGATGCCGTGTTATTCACGCAGAACCATTATGACAAAGGCATTCAGAACGGCTCACTTGGCACACTAACCAACGTCAAACCTTCTGGTGATAGTTACGGTGAAGTGACACTAGATACAGGTGAAAAGGTCGAGATTACACAATCTGTTCTCGATTGCATGGAGTTGGGTTACGCAATCACCCTACATAAAGCTCAAGGGTCACAGTTTCCACGTATCATCATCGCTCTGCAAAAAGGCAGAATAGTCGATAGAGCATGGCTCTATACGGCAATTACAAGAGCAGAAAGCGAAATTCATATCGTTGGAAGTAGTGATGACATGAGGCAGATCACCGAGGCACCTAGTCACTCTCATAAGCGGAATAGCTACCTGAAAGAACTGTTGAGTTAG
- a CDS encoding DUF2753 family protein, with the protein MDTRSWEQHTLLADQAHTNNNPVMSIVHYQLALSIADEMTLDMPNEEQLNELLTIKVISCHNLANFWRQHGDSDYELKYLQLASEQVLSLIPQCKQTHCHSYIESLGCCKSALIAFLKRHPNPQIAKQIKAIPHYSNCERIATFKLN; encoded by the coding sequence ATGGATACCAGATCATGGGAGCAACACACTTTACTTGCCGATCAAGCACACACTAACAATAACCCTGTGATGTCGATCGTTCATTATCAACTGGCACTTTCTATCGCCGATGAAATGACGCTTGATATGCCGAATGAAGAACAACTAAACGAACTGCTTACTATCAAGGTGATCTCTTGTCATAACCTGGCTAACTTTTGGCGTCAGCATGGTGATAGCGACTACGAATTAAAGTATCTACAGCTCGCATCTGAACAAGTTCTCTCTTTGATCCCACAATGCAAACAAACACATTGTCATAGTTATATTGAATCACTAGGTTGCTGTAAGTCAGCACTGATCGCCTTCTTAAAAAGGCACCCTAACCCTCAAATTGCCAAACAAATTAAGGCAATACCGCACTATTCTAATTGCGAACGCATTGCAACTTTCAAATTAAACTAA
- the motY gene encoding flagellar protein MotY, whose product MTFISFKSWSRPLYLCVLLFSLPSWAVKQYIATPNQSHWNVIVDTPLECRLSHNIPGYGDGEFVARASKKQSVAFELKMYRPMGETRNVRLTSMPARWMPGEAANNITRLKFFKQFDGFIQGKTVWNMLAELEDGRNPTFSYQDWQRQNRTLEVGLSAVSFQKGYQDFSQCLNKLLPYGFEDIAFSVLHYDENSDTLNKISQQRLAKIADFVRYSDDVDLVLVASFNDSLAGTTESQDMSEHRAENLRKYFKSLGLPEDRVQIEAYGKRRPIADNSTPIGRSLNRRVVISLGQTPMY is encoded by the coding sequence ATGACTTTTATTTCGTTTAAATCATGGTCTAGGCCATTGTATCTGTGTGTTTTGTTGTTTTCGCTGCCAAGTTGGGCGGTAAAGCAATATATAGCAACGCCTAATCAATCCCACTGGAACGTGATCGTTGATACGCCATTAGAATGCCGTTTATCTCATAACATTCCCGGTTATGGTGATGGTGAATTTGTCGCTCGTGCCAGTAAAAAACAGTCGGTAGCATTTGAGTTGAAGATGTATCGCCCGATGGGTGAAACACGCAATGTTCGTCTTACCTCTATGCCAGCACGTTGGATGCCGGGTGAAGCTGCAAATAACATTACACGATTAAAATTCTTTAAACAGTTTGATGGTTTTATTCAAGGGAAAACAGTTTGGAATATGCTGGCAGAGCTGGAAGATGGACGTAACCCAACTTTTAGTTATCAAGATTGGCAGCGACAGAATCGAACTTTGGAAGTTGGGCTATCAGCGGTATCTTTTCAAAAAGGCTATCAAGATTTTAGCCAATGTTTAAATAAGCTATTGCCATACGGCTTTGAAGACATTGCATTTTCGGTTCTGCACTATGACGAGAATAGCGATACATTGAATAAAATCTCACAACAACGACTGGCGAAAATCGCAGATTTTGTCCGTTATTCTGATGATGTTGATTTGGTGCTGGTGGCTTCTTTTAATGACTCATTGGCTGGGACAACAGAAAGCCAAGATATGTCAGAGCATCGTGCAGAGAACTTACGTAAGTACTTTAAATCATTGGGGTTGCCTGAAGATCGGGTACAAATAGAAGCTTATGGTAAGCGTCGTCCTATTGCTGATAACTCAACGCCTATTGGACGCAGCTTAAATAGGCGTGTTGTGATTTCATTAGGCCAAACACCAATGTATTAA
- the rnt gene encoding ribonuclease T: MSQDNEFNTLKSRFRGYFPVVIDVETAGFNAKTDALLEICAVTLQMDEDGWLKPATTIHFHVAPFEGAILNKEALEFNGIRDPFSPLRGAVSEEHALKEIYKQIRKEQKASDCSRAIMVAHNATFDHSFVMAASERAKLKRNPFHPFATFDTAALSGLAFGQTVLAKACQTANIPFDNREAHSALYDTERTAELFCEIVNKWKKLGG; encoded by the coding sequence ATGAGCCAAGATAACGAATTCAATACCTTAAAAAGTCGCTTTCGCGGCTACTTTCCCGTCGTCATCGATGTCGAAACGGCTGGATTTAACGCTAAAACTGACGCATTACTAGAGATCTGTGCCGTCACATTGCAAATGGATGAAGACGGTTGGTTAAAGCCAGCGACGACTATCCACTTCCATGTAGCACCTTTTGAAGGGGCGATCTTAAATAAAGAAGCGCTGGAATTTAATGGTATTCGTGACCCGTTCAGCCCACTACGTGGCGCAGTATCGGAAGAGCACGCATTAAAAGAGATCTATAAACAAATCCGTAAAGAGCAGAAAGCCTCGGATTGCTCACGCGCGATCATGGTAGCTCATAATGCCACCTTTGATCATAGCTTTGTAATGGCAGCTTCTGAACGCGCCAAACTAAAACGTAACCCATTCCATCCTTTTGCTACTTTTGATACTGCAGCACTAAGTGGTCTTGCTTTTGGACAAACCGTTTTAGCGAAAGCTTGCCAAACTGCAAATATCCCATTTGATAATCGTGAAGCACACTCAGCCCTTTACGATACCGAGCGTACCGCCGAGCTATTTTGTGAAATAGTTAACAAATGGAAGAAGTTAGGTGGTTGA